Proteins encoded within one genomic window of Haematobia irritans isolate KBUSLIRL chromosome 5, ASM5000362v1, whole genome shotgun sequence:
- the cnn gene encoding phosphodiesterase 4D interacting protein centrosomin isoform X5, with amino-acid sequence MSSEKNIDGACTGQVEDVEDSKDVFSAVVNTSTLIDNMTSILEDVDFGDVEKKDLRKMALALTKHLNDTSPGTLQDVTMENPYGVGYRSPCVSLQQPFQGSTSPAGHGRSVREFEEQMATLRKENFNLKLRLYFIEESIPGYQQASNSSEGQETMMKQLIDARVEMEILRKEAQEKQDLLKEAAQAMTQMEKIQKDTELKYQEMIDELKHKIQYLEMDREMEKSKDNAEMMSELMGRSEIADNMNALQRIRELEDLLKQSDEKLEDFQHQISNLDEILAKRDETIREYEEKVKELAYQNSELLESAENKNMELATKETHQLKQDLQKCKMEIADKMCIVQELEDKLSNRDQLYDKARFTIQKLMSYIKNQQGEINRLKNNNSSQASTSMPNNEKEINSGIGISGLEVTGFCPSLSDSEAMNDLSSSQKQKYENIIEQQEAIIQTLKADVKKKTADLQNFVNKELWEKNREIERLNKMINNGSMTSPTSPPKTNVSHDTAAELQQSFSDIEYSKALQRNKLLQRKVDILLQRLGTERNTDAVISQLRTELKQARSDAEHADKWRRQCADLCSTLSTRLEELAGFLNSLLKHKDVLGVLAVEKRKAMRRAVDRSLDLSKSLNMTLSVSGLSMIDQSLAELHNLSDILGDVDLGLANETFNSHEELHAGSQMQSIETLKAENKALKKELDKRRNAESKKERRSLPLSVMLENRESESEAWSEPDRKVSLARIGLEDHSTSLLPPAVKEQPSVHPAETDSDFSESALLDSRAMKSRNQEKINQLEHIIQQRDNRILQIQCQLVDADNLLKKEKLRVEEVTNELEELRIRNKELHDDLVAIGSQESSSNELNESTLLQQIEEKSRSLERLEEERERLVMESRLAEMQINSMKDDMENMRIRHEEALRQANEKEEKHLAQLRQEMETILEQSLQAKEEELENHRKQLSDLQRQYMEAQRIIECLQENEQELKQALVDSEMTSRNLQKQIDESTLRASKATTERVKALNDKLQLEKRFEELSRELAMQQIERDNLQQEIHQLQSEQKSLVERLAIAEAQKTSINPEPKRGDVSGYTSEEVPMPSAVGHAVLQQRIGEQRTQNYSPDLGIESDAGRISSAELSSAQMPLLKTVEISPSKKEDENSNEEPSDSSLENIKPSNVPATSADQENATKKHDCAKVDQENAELRRKLLRTKRAFEDTYEKLRNANQRKAQIEKDIKNQILKTHNVLKNVRSNMENEL; translated from the exons ATGGTGTGGGATATCGATCCCCTTGTGTTAGTCTTCAGCAACCGTTTCAAGGCTCAACATCGCCGGCCGGCCATGGCCGCTCTGTACGGGAGTTCGAGGAGCAAATGGCAACGCtacgcaaagaaaatttcaatttgaaattaCGCTTATATTTTATTGAGGAGAGTATTCCGGGTTATCAGCAGGCATCAAATTCATCAGAAGGTCAAGAAACAATGATGAAGCAGCTTATTGATGCTCGTGtagaaatggaaattttgcGCAAAGAAGCTCAAGAAAAACAAGATCTATTAAAAGAAGCTGCCCAAGCTATGACCCAGATGGAGAAAATCCAAAAAGATACTGAGTTAAAATATCAAGAAATGATTGATGAACTCAAACATAAAATCCAATATTTGGAAATGGACCGTGAAATGGAGAAATCCAAGGACAATGCAGAAATGATGAGCGAATTAATGGGACGTTCTGAAATTGCTGATAATATGAATGCATTGCAAAGa ATACGCGAATTGGAAGATTTACTCAAACAATCGGATGAAAAACTTGAGGATTTCCAACATCAAATATCGAACCTAGATGAGATTCTGGCCAAGCGCGACGAGACAATTCGAGAATACGAGGAAAAAGTCAAGGAACTTGCATATCAAAATTCAGAACTTTTAGAATcagcagaaaataaaaatatggaatTGGCCACCAAAGAG ACACACCAATTAAAGCAGgatttacaaaaatgtaaaatggaAATTGCTGACAAAATGTGTATTGTCCAAGAATTGGAGGATAAGTTAAGTAACCGGGATCAGTTGTATGATAAAGCTCGTTTCACCATTCAGAAGCTAATGTCatatattaagaatcaacaaggAGAAATAAATCGTCTCAAAAATAACAACTCCAGTCAAGCGTCTACAAGTATGCCAAATAATGAGAAAGAG ATTAACAGTGGTATTGGCATTAGTGGCTTGGAGGTTACTGGTTTCTGTCCATCTCTTAGTGATTCAGAGGCCATGAATGATCTGTCATCGAGCCagaaacaaaaatatgaaaacattaTTGAACAACAAGAGGCAATCATACAAACTTTGAAGGCTGACGTGAAAAAGAAAACTGCTGACTTACAG AATTTCGTCAACAAAGAACTATGGGAAAAGAATCGAGAAATCGAACGCCTCAATAAAATGATTAACAATGGCTCTATGACCTCACCTACCTCACCACCCAAGACCAATGTGAGCCATGATACAGCAGCAGAACTTCAACAATCATTCTCCGATATTGAGTATTCCAAAGCATTGCAAAGAAATAAACTGCTTCAGCGAAAAGTTGATATCTTATTACAGCGTTTGGGTACTGAACGCAATACGGATGCTGTCATTTCTCAGTTACGCACTGAATTAAAACAGGCCCGCTCTGATGCTGAACATGCTGATAAATGGCGCCGTCAATGTGCCGACTTGTGTTCCACATTATCTACACGTCTTGAGGAATTGGCTGGTTTTCTTAATTCATTGCTCAAACATAAAGATGTGCTGGGCGTGTTGGCTGTGGAGAAACGTAAAGCCATGCGTAGAGCAGTTGATCGTAGTCTCGATCTATCGAAGAGTTTAAATATGACTCTTTCTGTATCTGGTCTTTCAATGATCGATCAATCCTTGGCTGAGTTACATAATCTTTCCGATATTTTGGGCGATGTTGACCTTGGTCTGGCCAATGAAACATTTAACTCTCATGAAGAATTGCATGCTGGCAGTCAGATGCAATCCATCGAAACATTAAAAGCAGAAAATAAGGCCCTGAAAAAAGAGCTCGACAAACGTCGCAATGCCGAGAGTAAAAAAGAACGACGTTCGTTGCCTTTAAGTGTGATGTTGGAGAATCGTGAAAGTGAGTCGGAAGCTTGGTCAGAACCAGACCGTAAAGTTTCTTTGGCCCGCATAGGTCTAGAAGACCATTCAACTTCCCTTTTACCTCCAGCAGTTAAAGAGCAGCCAAGTGTCCATCCGGCGGAAACTGATAGTGATTTCAGTGAATCTGCTCTTCTTGACAGTCGTGCTATGAAATCACGCaatcaagaaaaaattaaccaacTGGAACACATAATACAGCAACGTGACAATCGTATATTACAAATACAATGTCAGCTAGTCGATGCCGATAATCTACTTAAGAAAGAGAAACTCCGTGTCGAAGAAGTTACCAATGAGTTAGAAGAACTACGAATTCGCAATAAGGAATTGCATGATGACCTAGTGGCCATTGGATCCCAAGAATCCTCATCAAATGAACTCAACGAATCTACCTTGCTTCAACAAATTGAGGAGAAATCACGTTCTTTGGAGAGATTGGAGGAGGAGCGTGAACGTTTGGTTATGGAATCTCGTTTGGCTGAAATGCAAATCAATTCCATGAAAGATGACATGGAAAACATGAGAATAAGACACGAAGAAGCTCTGAGACAAGCAAATGAAAAGGAAGAGAAGCATTTGGCTCAATTACGCCAAGAAATGGAAACCATTTTAGAGCAATCCCTACAAGCTAAAGAAGAAGAGCTTGAGAATCATAGGAAACAGCTAAGTGATTTGCAGCGACAATATATGGAGGCCCAACGGATAATAGAATGTCTACAGGAAAATGAACAAGAGCTGAAGCAAGCCTTAGTCGATTCGGAAATGACGTCAAgaaatcttcaaaaacaaaTTGATGAGAGCACTTTAAGAGCCTCGAAAGCAACTACGGAGCGAGTCAAGGCTTTGAATGATAAATTGCAATTGGAAAAACGTTTTGAGGAATTGAGCCGAGAGTTGGCTATGCAACAAATTGAAAGGGACAACTTACAGCAAGAGATTCATCAATTGCAAAGCGAGCAAAAGAGTCTGGTGGAACGCTTAGCCATAGCTGAGGCCCAGAAAACGTCCATAAACCCCGAGCCTAAAAGAGGTGATGTTTCTGGTTATACGTCGGAAGAAGTTCCTATGCCGTCAGCAGTTGGTCACGCAGTGTTGCAACAGCGTATAGGAGAACAACGCACACAAAAttattccccagatttgggtataGAAAGTGACGCTGGTCGTATATCTAGTGCGGAATTGAGTAGTGCTCAAATGCCATTGTTGAAGACTGTGGAAATTAGTCCCAGCAAGAAAGAAGATGAAAACTCGAATGAAG AACCTTCAGATTCGAGTTTGGAAAATATTAAGCCATCAAATGTGCCGGCCACATCTGCTGACCAAGAGAATGCCACCAAGAAGCACGATTGCGCAAAGGTAGATCAAGAAAACGCTGAATTGCGTCGTAAATTGTTACGTACTAAACGTGCTTTCGAAGACACTTACGAAAAACTTCGCAATGCTAACCAGCGAAAAGCACAAATTGAAAAagacattaaaaatcaaatactTAAAACTCACAATGTCCTTAAGAACGTACGTTCCAACATGGAGAATGAGTTGTAA
- the cnn gene encoding phosphodiesterase 4D interacting protein centrosomin isoform X3 translates to MSGIFRSNSTSSPNTHESTPNKRFSFSAFCTSPGTLQDVTMENPYGVGYRSPCVSLQQPFQGSTSPAGHGRSVREFEEQMATLRKENFNLKLRLYFIEESIPGYQQASNSSEGQETMMKQLIDARVEMEILRKEAQEKQDLLKEAAQAMTQMEKIQKDTELKYQEMIDELKHKIQYLEMDREMEKSKDNAEMMSELMGRSEIADNMNALQRIRELEDLLKQSDEKLEDFQHQISNLDEILAKRDETIREYEEKVKELAYQNSELLESAENKNMELATKERSFRSLRCANAQLKSEIEKLNAALKIAHDNSSKEMSSIEIYENKIRNQEETINRMETHQLKQDLQKCKMEIADKMCIVQELEDKLSNRDQLYDKARFTIQKLMSYIKNQQGEINRLKNNNSSQASTSMPNNEKEINSGIGISGLEVTGFCPSLSDSEAMNDLSSSQKQKYENIIEQQEAIIQTLKADVKKKTADLQNFVNKELWEKNREIERLNKMINNGSMTSPTSPPKTNVSHDTAAELQQSFSDIEYSKALQRNKLLQRKVDILLQRLGTERNTDAVISQLRTELKQARSDAEHADKWRRQCADLCSTLSTRLEELAGFLNSLLKHKDVLGVLAVEKRKAMRRAVDRSLDLSKSLNMTLSVSGLSMIDQSLAELHNLSDILGDVDLGLANETFNSHEELHAGSQMQSIETLKAENKALKKELDKRRNAESKKERRSLPLSVMLENRESESEAWSEPDRKVSLARIGLEDHSTSLLPPAVKEQPSVHPAETDSDFSESALLDSRAMKSRNQEKINQLEHIIQQRDNRILQIQCQLVDADNLLKKEKLRVEEVTNELEELRIRNKELHDDLVAIGSQESSSNELNESTLLQQIEEKSRSLERLEEERERLVMESRLAEMQINSMKDDMENMRIRHEEALRQANEKEEKHLAQLRQEMETILEQSLQAKEEELENHRKQLSDLQRQYMEAQRIIECLQENEQELKQALVDSEMTSRNLQKQIDESTLRASKATTERVKALNDKLQLEKRFEELSRELAMQQIERDNLQQEIHQLQSEQKSLVERLAIAEAQKTSINPEPKRGDVSGYTSEEVPMPSAVGHAVLQQRIGEQRTQNYSPDLGIESDAGRISSAELSSAQMPLLKTVEISPSKKEDENSNEEPSDSSLENIKPSNVPATSADQENATKKHDCAKVDQENAELRRKLLRTKRAFEDTYEKLRNANQRKAQIEKDIKNQILKTHNVLKNVRSNMENEL, encoded by the exons ATGGTGTGGGATATCGATCCCCTTGTGTTAGTCTTCAGCAACCGTTTCAAGGCTCAACATCGCCGGCCGGCCATGGCCGCTCTGTACGGGAGTTCGAGGAGCAAATGGCAACGCtacgcaaagaaaatttcaatttgaaattaCGCTTATATTTTATTGAGGAGAGTATTCCGGGTTATCAGCAGGCATCAAATTCATCAGAAGGTCAAGAAACAATGATGAAGCAGCTTATTGATGCTCGTGtagaaatggaaattttgcGCAAAGAAGCTCAAGAAAAACAAGATCTATTAAAAGAAGCTGCCCAAGCTATGACCCAGATGGAGAAAATCCAAAAAGATACTGAGTTAAAATATCAAGAAATGATTGATGAACTCAAACATAAAATCCAATATTTGGAAATGGACCGTGAAATGGAGAAATCCAAGGACAATGCAGAAATGATGAGCGAATTAATGGGACGTTCTGAAATTGCTGATAATATGAATGCATTGCAAAGa ATACGCGAATTGGAAGATTTACTCAAACAATCGGATGAAAAACTTGAGGATTTCCAACATCAAATATCGAACCTAGATGAGATTCTGGCCAAGCGCGACGAGACAATTCGAGAATACGAGGAAAAAGTCAAGGAACTTGCATATCAAAATTCAGAACTTTTAGAATcagcagaaaataaaaatatggaatTGGCCACCAAAGAG CGTTCATTTAGAAGCCTTCGCTGTGCGAATGCCCAACTCAAATcagaaatcgaaaaattaaatgcaGCATTGAAAATCGCTCACGACAATTCTTCCAAAGAAATGTCCAGTATTGAGATATATGAGAACAAAATACGCAATCAAGAAGAGACTATAAACCGAATGGAA ACACACCAATTAAAGCAGgatttacaaaaatgtaaaatggaAATTGCTGACAAAATGTGTATTGTCCAAGAATTGGAGGATAAGTTAAGTAACCGGGATCAGTTGTATGATAAAGCTCGTTTCACCATTCAGAAGCTAATGTCatatattaagaatcaacaaggAGAAATAAATCGTCTCAAAAATAACAACTCCAGTCAAGCGTCTACAAGTATGCCAAATAATGAGAAAGAG ATTAACAGTGGTATTGGCATTAGTGGCTTGGAGGTTACTGGTTTCTGTCCATCTCTTAGTGATTCAGAGGCCATGAATGATCTGTCATCGAGCCagaaacaaaaatatgaaaacattaTTGAACAACAAGAGGCAATCATACAAACTTTGAAGGCTGACGTGAAAAAGAAAACTGCTGACTTACAG AATTTCGTCAACAAAGAACTATGGGAAAAGAATCGAGAAATCGAACGCCTCAATAAAATGATTAACAATGGCTCTATGACCTCACCTACCTCACCACCCAAGACCAATGTGAGCCATGATACAGCAGCAGAACTTCAACAATCATTCTCCGATATTGAGTATTCCAAAGCATTGCAAAGAAATAAACTGCTTCAGCGAAAAGTTGATATCTTATTACAGCGTTTGGGTACTGAACGCAATACGGATGCTGTCATTTCTCAGTTACGCACTGAATTAAAACAGGCCCGCTCTGATGCTGAACATGCTGATAAATGGCGCCGTCAATGTGCCGACTTGTGTTCCACATTATCTACACGTCTTGAGGAATTGGCTGGTTTTCTTAATTCATTGCTCAAACATAAAGATGTGCTGGGCGTGTTGGCTGTGGAGAAACGTAAAGCCATGCGTAGAGCAGTTGATCGTAGTCTCGATCTATCGAAGAGTTTAAATATGACTCTTTCTGTATCTGGTCTTTCAATGATCGATCAATCCTTGGCTGAGTTACATAATCTTTCCGATATTTTGGGCGATGTTGACCTTGGTCTGGCCAATGAAACATTTAACTCTCATGAAGAATTGCATGCTGGCAGTCAGATGCAATCCATCGAAACATTAAAAGCAGAAAATAAGGCCCTGAAAAAAGAGCTCGACAAACGTCGCAATGCCGAGAGTAAAAAAGAACGACGTTCGTTGCCTTTAAGTGTGATGTTGGAGAATCGTGAAAGTGAGTCGGAAGCTTGGTCAGAACCAGACCGTAAAGTTTCTTTGGCCCGCATAGGTCTAGAAGACCATTCAACTTCCCTTTTACCTCCAGCAGTTAAAGAGCAGCCAAGTGTCCATCCGGCGGAAACTGATAGTGATTTCAGTGAATCTGCTCTTCTTGACAGTCGTGCTATGAAATCACGCaatcaagaaaaaattaaccaacTGGAACACATAATACAGCAACGTGACAATCGTATATTACAAATACAATGTCAGCTAGTCGATGCCGATAATCTACTTAAGAAAGAGAAACTCCGTGTCGAAGAAGTTACCAATGAGTTAGAAGAACTACGAATTCGCAATAAGGAATTGCATGATGACCTAGTGGCCATTGGATCCCAAGAATCCTCATCAAATGAACTCAACGAATCTACCTTGCTTCAACAAATTGAGGAGAAATCACGTTCTTTGGAGAGATTGGAGGAGGAGCGTGAACGTTTGGTTATGGAATCTCGTTTGGCTGAAATGCAAATCAATTCCATGAAAGATGACATGGAAAACATGAGAATAAGACACGAAGAAGCTCTGAGACAAGCAAATGAAAAGGAAGAGAAGCATTTGGCTCAATTACGCCAAGAAATGGAAACCATTTTAGAGCAATCCCTACAAGCTAAAGAAGAAGAGCTTGAGAATCATAGGAAACAGCTAAGTGATTTGCAGCGACAATATATGGAGGCCCAACGGATAATAGAATGTCTACAGGAAAATGAACAAGAGCTGAAGCAAGCCTTAGTCGATTCGGAAATGACGTCAAgaaatcttcaaaaacaaaTTGATGAGAGCACTTTAAGAGCCTCGAAAGCAACTACGGAGCGAGTCAAGGCTTTGAATGATAAATTGCAATTGGAAAAACGTTTTGAGGAATTGAGCCGAGAGTTGGCTATGCAACAAATTGAAAGGGACAACTTACAGCAAGAGATTCATCAATTGCAAAGCGAGCAAAAGAGTCTGGTGGAACGCTTAGCCATAGCTGAGGCCCAGAAAACGTCCATAAACCCCGAGCCTAAAAGAGGTGATGTTTCTGGTTATACGTCGGAAGAAGTTCCTATGCCGTCAGCAGTTGGTCACGCAGTGTTGCAACAGCGTATAGGAGAACAACGCACACAAAAttattccccagatttgggtataGAAAGTGACGCTGGTCGTATATCTAGTGCGGAATTGAGTAGTGCTCAAATGCCATTGTTGAAGACTGTGGAAATTAGTCCCAGCAAGAAAGAAGATGAAAACTCGAATGAAG AACCTTCAGATTCGAGTTTGGAAAATATTAAGCCATCAAATGTGCCGGCCACATCTGCTGACCAAGAGAATGCCACCAAGAAGCACGATTGCGCAAAGGTAGATCAAGAAAACGCTGAATTGCGTCGTAAATTGTTACGTACTAAACGTGCTTTCGAAGACACTTACGAAAAACTTCGCAATGCTAACCAGCGAAAAGCACAAATTGAAAAagacattaaaaatcaaatactTAAAACTCACAATGTCCTTAAGAACGTACGTTCCAACATGGAGAATGAGTTGTAA